In Lotus japonicus ecotype B-129 chromosome 5, LjGifu_v1.2, one genomic interval encodes:
- the LOC130717883 gene encoding nuclear transcription factor Y subunit B-4 — MEDQDRLLPIANVGRIMKQNLPPSAKISKEGKQMMQECVTEFVSFVTGEASDKCHKENRKTVNGDDICWALSSLGFDNYADAVGRYLLKYRQAERDKIIMNQNQQILLAPLGCTEKDENSPANESG, encoded by the coding sequence ATGGAAGATCAAGATAGATTGTTGCCCATTGCAAACGTGGGACGAATCATGAAGCAAAACCTCCCTCCAAGTGCAAAGATCTCCAAAGAAGGGAAACAAATGATGCAGGAGTGTGTGACTGAATTCGTAAGTTTTGTGACAGGCGAGGCTTCTGACAAGTGTCACAAGGAGAATCGCAAGACCGTTAATGGGGATGACATCTGTTGGGCTCTCAGCTCCTTAGGGTTTGACAACTACGCTGACGCCGTTGGAAGGTACTTGCTTAAATACAGACAAGCTGAGAGGGACAAAATTATCATGAATCAAAATCAACAAATCCTGCTTGCTCCTCTAGGGTGTACTGAAAAGGATGAAAACTCTCCTGCAAATGAATCTGGATGA